Proteins from one Flammeovirgaceae bacterium genomic window:
- a CDS encoding tetratricopeptide repeat-containing sensor histidine kinase produces MACKVKVFVFLSLLSLSVRGQEADTLAARLGALPPGKERVDLLNTIVSLLRERNVYEAVQYGTEAMGLAKKLGYKPGYGLALENLGWIYYRRGLYTDAFELSQEALKITTELGDSTAMARCLNNVAAINYEKAQYREALKRFRQAYAISWRRKDIETAVRSLNNISFSYLGLKKIDSAGYYAQKALEGSKANRDGYLPAFSFRILGDIEFEKGNFEPALKNYREAMRISEATGNYFIQASTLHRIGKVYASQKKFEMALETLNKNVQIARQNGYADELERTYKLIAGIHYSNHEVKRAYQYLNRHLAIHDSLINQRNGERMGLLSAQFESEIKQSQIEALEQDAKIREEEIKRQEILGYVYVGGFVLLMGVAFILFFSNRKIKRINIELELKKRQVESQSAQLKNINQAKDKLLSIISHDMRSPLSSLRGVLNIAQAGGLSPQELGALTGQIRSQLDTVYDDLANLLQWTQSQLQGLKVTPGIFDLGKMADEVALLFNAPAAAKGVALANQIEAGLLAHADPNHVKLILRNLLSNAIKFSKENGKVTLSAKLSGEFVEVSVADTGVGIGADEISKLFDHAVHFTKEGTNKEKGMGIGLLLVWEFVGKNGGAMNVKSSPGEGSVFSFTLKRATGA; encoded by the coding sequence ATGGCTTGCAAGGTTAAGGTTTTTGTTTTTTTGTCCTTATTGTCCCTATCCGTGCGGGGGCAGGAGGCTGATACGCTGGCGGCCAGGCTGGGGGCGCTGCCCCCTGGAAAGGAAAGGGTGGACCTGCTCAACACCATCGTGTCGCTGTTGCGCGAACGCAATGTATATGAGGCGGTACAATATGGTACGGAGGCCATGGGCCTGGCAAAAAAACTTGGCTACAAGCCGGGCTATGGGCTTGCCCTCGAAAACCTGGGATGGATATACTACCGCAGGGGCCTCTACACTGACGCTTTTGAACTTTCACAGGAAGCATTAAAGATCACCACGGAACTGGGCGACTCCACGGCCATGGCCAGGTGCCTGAACAATGTGGCGGCAATCAACTATGAAAAAGCCCAATACCGGGAAGCCTTAAAACGGTTTCGCCAGGCTTACGCAATTTCCTGGAGGCGCAAGGATATTGAGACGGCCGTAAGGAGCCTGAACAACATTTCCTTCTCTTACCTGGGTTTGAAGAAGATAGACTCTGCCGGGTACTATGCCCAAAAGGCATTGGAGGGGAGCAAAGCCAATAGGGATGGTTACCTGCCGGCATTTAGCTTTCGTATTTTGGGGGACATAGAGTTTGAAAAGGGAAATTTTGAGCCGGCATTGAAAAATTATCGGGAGGCCATGCGGATCAGCGAGGCAACGGGGAATTATTTTATACAGGCCTCTACCCTGCACCGCATCGGAAAAGTGTATGCCAGCCAAAAGAAATTTGAAATGGCCCTGGAAACGCTCAACAAGAATGTGCAAATCGCACGGCAAAACGGATATGCTGATGAGTTGGAAAGGACCTATAAACTGATTGCCGGGATCCATTATTCAAACCATGAGGTAAAGAGGGCGTACCAATACCTCAACAGGCACCTGGCCATACATGACAGCCTCATCAACCAACGAAATGGCGAAAGGATGGGCCTGCTCTCGGCACAGTTCGAATCGGAAATAAAGCAATCGCAGATCGAGGCCCTGGAGCAAGATGCCAAAATCCGGGAGGAGGAAATCAAAAGGCAGGAAATCCTGGGGTACGTTTATGTGGGGGGCTTTGTGCTCCTGATGGGCGTGGCCTTTATTTTGTTTTTTAGCAATAGGAAAATAAAAAGGATAAACATAGAGTTGGAATTGAAGAAAAGGCAGGTGGAATCGCAATCGGCCCAACTGAAAAACATCAACCAGGCCAAGGACAAGTTGCTCTCCATCATAAGCCACGACATGCGAAGCCCCCTTTCCAGTTTGCGTGGCGTGTTGAACATCGCGCAGGCCGGTGGGCTGTCGCCCCAGGAGTTGGGTGCATTGACGGGCCAGATACGCAGCCAGTTGGATACCGTCTATGACGACCTGGCCAACCTTCTTCAGTGGACCCAATCGCAATTGCAAGGCCTGAAGGTAACGCCCGGGATTTTCGACCTCGGGAAAATGGCCGATGAGGTCGCCCTACTTTTTAATGCCCCTGCCGCTGCCAAGGGGGTTGCCCTGGCCAACCAAATCGAAGCAGGGCTTTTGGCCCACGCAGACCCCAACCATGTGAAGCTCATCCTCAGGAACCTGTTGTCCAATGCCATAAAGTTTAGCAAGGAAAACGGAAAGGTAACCTTGTCCGCCAAGTTGTCCGGTGAATTTGTGGAGGTTTCGGTGGCCGATACCGGGGTAGGGATTGGCGCGGATGAAATATCGAAGCTCTTCGACCATGCGGTGCACTTTACCAAAGAAGGGACCAACAAGGAAAAGGGGATGGGGATCGGCCTGTTGCTCGTATGGGAATTTGTGGGAAAAAACGGAGGGGCCATGAACGTTAAAAGCAGCCCGGGGGAGGGCTCGGTGTTTTCGTTTACGCTCAAGCGGGCCACCGGAGCTTGA
- a CDS encoding RNA methyltransferase, whose protein sequence is MHPVITSSSNPKIKHLLSLDKPRERKRSGLFAIEGLKELKLAKDNGFVIETVFHSTHLVDEKTLLHHGFQASQLIPVGQNVFGKIAYRETTGGVIGIARQRAHGLDALRLAPDPLLLVLEGVEKPGNLGAILRTADAAGVNAVISCNPQTDFYNPNVVRSSVGCVFTNQLAAATSGETIAWLKQRHIKIYCAYLGGSVPYTKASYEGACALVMGSEAFGLTQEWATNADANIVIPMHGQIDSMNVSVAAAVLAFEAVRQRGG, encoded by the coding sequence ATGCATCCGGTTATCACCAGTAGCAGTAACCCCAAGATAAAGCACTTACTTTCGCTGGACAAACCCAGGGAACGCAAAAGGTCAGGCTTGTTTGCCATTGAGGGCTTAAAGGAGTTGAAGCTGGCAAAGGACAATGGCTTTGTGATCGAGACCGTTTTCCACTCCACCCACCTGGTGGACGAAAAAACACTTTTGCACCATGGCTTCCAGGCTTCACAGCTTATACCCGTAGGGCAAAACGTGTTCGGTAAAATTGCCTATCGCGAAACCACCGGTGGGGTGATCGGCATTGCGAGGCAGCGCGCCCATGGCCTCGATGCCTTGCGGTTGGCCCCCGACCCCCTGCTGCTGGTGTTGGAGGGCGTGGAGAAGCCGGGCAACCTGGGCGCCATCCTGAGGACGGCCGATGCGGCAGGTGTAAATGCGGTCATTAGCTGCAACCCGCAAACCGACTTTTACAATCCCAATGTGGTGCGGTCAAGCGTGGGGTGCGTGTTTACCAACCAACTGGCTGCCGCCACCTCCGGTGAAACGATCGCCTGGCTAAAGCAAAGGCACATCAAAATTTATTGTGCCTACCTGGGAGGATCGGTGCCTTATACGAAGGCCTCTTATGAGGGGGCCTGTGCCCTTGTGATGGGGAGCGAGGCGTTTGGGCTTACGCAGGAGTGGGCCACCAATGCCGATGCGAACATTGTGATCCCCATGCACGGCCAAATCGATTCGATGAACGTATCGGTGGCCGCTGCCGTGCTGGCCTTTGAGGCCGTAAGGCAACGGGGCGGGTAG
- a CDS encoding DUF2911 domain-containing protein: MKPTPFFPFIIAVFLVGSVSQAGLAQYRLGDFVMPGTNSKAVVYQTIASTQMEITYSRPNMRGRKIFGNLVPYNKIWRTGADEATKLYFSTPVMMAGAPVDSGRYELFTIPGENLWQVILQKDRGQWGSYKYLPENDVARLAVTPRILDRPIETFTISVDSIGSNGGVLNISWGNRVVPVPITINLEDTVIPNLEKALRESSRPPYFQAAMFYYENNLDMDRASALMALALKRNPGHIGMLYRYALILKQKGDTEEAIEASEKSLKGAQGADPELKAEYVRLNTILLNELKSQKHQP, from the coding sequence ATGAAACCCACGCCATTTTTTCCTTTTATTATTGCCGTGTTTTTGGTAGGATCGGTAAGTCAAGCCGGTTTGGCCCAGTATAGGTTGGGGGACTTTGTCATGCCGGGCACAAACTCAAAAGCGGTGGTTTACCAGACTATTGCTTCAACCCAGATGGAAATTACGTACAGTAGGCCAAACATGCGCGGTCGTAAAATTTTTGGCAACCTTGTTCCATATAACAAAATTTGGAGGACAGGGGCAGATGAAGCCACTAAATTATATTTTAGCACGCCAGTGATGATGGCGGGGGCCCCTGTCGACTCAGGTAGGTATGAATTATTCACTATACCTGGTGAAAATTTGTGGCAGGTTATCCTGCAAAAGGACCGTGGCCAATGGGGATCATACAAATACCTGCCGGAAAATGATGTGGCAAGGCTTGCCGTAACACCGCGTATATTGGACAGGCCTATTGAAACCTTTACCATTAGCGTGGACAGTATAGGTTCCAATGGTGGCGTACTTAATATTTCCTGGGGCAATAGGGTAGTTCCGGTCCCAATCACAATCAATTTGGAAGATACGGTAATCCCAAACCTGGAAAAAGCATTACGTGAAAGTAGCCGGCCTCCATACTTTCAGGCGGCCATGTTTTATTACGAAAACAATTTGGATATGGATAGGGCATCAGCGCTAATGGCATTGGCGCTCAAACGAAACCCTGGACATATTGGCATGCTCTACCGGTATGCTTTGATCTTAAAACAAAAAGGGGATACGGAAGAGGCCATAGAAGCATCAGAAAAATCCCTTAAAGGTGCCCAGGGTGCTGACCCCGAATTAAAAGCTGAGTATGTGCGGTTAAATACAATTTTGCTCAATGAACTTAAATCCCAGAAGCACCAGCCTTAA